One segment of Triticum aestivum cultivar Chinese Spring chromosome 2A, IWGSC CS RefSeq v2.1, whole genome shotgun sequence DNA contains the following:
- the LOC123184643 gene encoding sex determination protein tasselseed-2 gives MTALDFMPAEKPPQAGSVALGTTTHNAAAAAAMRVCEFVQQRRLEGKVAIVTGGARGIGEAIVRAFVRHGARVVIADIDDAAGEALAAALGGALCSYVHCDVSVEADVERAVGCCVARYGRLDVLCNNAGVLGRQAPPSGAGAGAKSGGIATLDAAEFDRVLRVNTLGAALGMKHAARAMLQRRGAGGSIVSVASVAGVLGGMGPHAYTASKHALVGLTKNAACELGEHGIRVNCVSPFGVATPMLVNAWRHSHHDEDEDGSAAAPVSAEEVEKAEEMVRGMATLKGTTLRAGDIAEAALFLASDESRYISGHNLVVDGGVTTSRNVIGL, from the coding sequence ATGACCGCTCTCGACTTCATGCCCGCCGAGAAGCCCCCCCAAGCCGGCAGCGTCGCTCTTGGCACCACCACCCAcaatgccgccgccgctgccgccatgcGGGTGTGCGAGTTCGTCCAGCAGAGGAGGCTGGAGGGGAAGGTGGCCATCGTCACCGGCGGGGCGCGCGGGATCGGGGAGGCGATCGTGCGCGCGTTCGTCCGGCACGGCGCGCGCGTGGTGATCGCCGACATCGACGACGCGGCGGGCGAGGCTCTGGCCGCCGCGCTGGGCGGCGCCCTCTGCAGCTACGTGCACTGCGACGTGTCGGTGGAGGCCGACGTGGAGCGCGCGGTCGGTTGCTGCGTGGCGCGGTACGGGCGGCTGGACGTCCTCTGCAACAACGCCGGCGTGCTGGGCCGGCAGGCGCCGCCCTCGGGAGCGGGCGCGGGCGCCAAGAGCGGCGGCATCGCGACCCTGGACGCCGCCGAGTTCGACCGGGTGCTGCGCGTGAACACGCTCGGCGCGGCCCTCGGCATGAAGCACGCGGCGCGGGCCATGCTGCAGCGCCGCGGCGCAGGCGGGAGCATCGTGTCGGTGGCGAGCGTGGCCGGCGTGCTGGGCGGGATGGGCCCGCATGCGTACACGGCGTCGAAGCACGCGCTGGTGGGGCTGACCAAGAACGCGGCCTGCGAGCTCGGGGAGCACGGCATCCGCGTGAACTGCGTGTCCCCCTTCGGCGTGGCCACGCCAATGCTGGTGAATGCGTGGCGCCACAGCCAccatgatgaagatgaagacgGGAGCGCGGCGGCGCCGGTGAGCGCGGAggaggtggagaaggcggaggagaTGGTGCGCGGCATGGCGACGCTCAAGGGCACGACGTTGAGGGCAGGGGACATCGCGGAGGCGGCGCTGTTCCTGGCCAGCGACGAGTCGAGGTACATCTCCGGGCACAacctcgtcgtcgacggcggcGTCACCACCTCCAGGAACGTCATCGGGCTGTGA